In Saccopteryx leptura isolate mSacLep1 chromosome 11, mSacLep1_pri_phased_curated, whole genome shotgun sequence, the following proteins share a genomic window:
- the HAUS1 gene encoding HAUS augmin-like complex subunit 1 isoform X4, giving the protein MRVAVWLKKIFGDHPIPQYEVNPRTTEILYQLSERNRVRDRDVHLVVEDLKQKASEYESEAKHLQDLLMESVNFSPANLSSTGSKYLNALVDSALALETKDTSLASFLPAVNDLTSDLFRTKCKNEEIKLELAKLEENLTASLVLEKCLQEDLKKAELHLSTERAKADHRLQNMDFLKAKSEEFRLGIRAAEEKLSARGMDASLSHQSLVALSEKLAELKQQTVPLKKKLESYLDLMPNPSLALVKIEEAKRELDTLEAELTKKVDMMEL; this is encoded by the exons GTTGCTGTATGGTTGAAAAAGATATTTGGAGATCATCCCATTCCACAATATGAGGTGAATCCACGGACCACAGAGATCTTATATCAGCTTTCAGAACGCAACAGGGTCCgggacagggatgtccacttggTAGTCGAGGACTTGAAACAGAAAGCAAGTGAATATGAATCAGAAG CCAAGCATCTTCAAGACCTTCTCATGGAGAGTGTGAATTTTTCCCCTGCCAATCTCTCTAGCACTGGTTCTAAATATCTGAATGCTTTGGTTGACAGTGCACTGGCCCTTGAAACAAAGGATACCTCACTAGCGAG ttttctcccTGCAGTGAATGATTTGACCTCTGATCTTTTTCGTACCAAATgcaaaaatgaagaaatcaagCTTGAACTGGCAAAACTTGAGGAAAATTTAACTGCAAGTTTAGTATTAGAAAAATGTCTACAAGA ggaTCTCAAGAAAGCCGAGTTGCATTTGTCTACAGAAAGAGCCAAAGCTGACCATCGTCTTCAGAACATGGACTTCCTAAAAGCGAAGTCAGAGGAGTTCAGACTTGGAATCAGAGCTGCCGAG GAGAAGCTTTCAGCCAGAGGCATGGACGCTTCTCTGTCTCATCAGTCACTAGTAGCTCTTTCAGAG AAACTGGCGGAACTGAAACAACAGACTGTACCTTTGAAGAAAAAGCTGGAGTCCTATTTAGATTTAATGCCG aatccATCTCTTGCTCTGGtgaaaattgaagaagcaaagcGAGAATTA